Proteins encoded within one genomic window of Nonomuraea gerenzanensis:
- a CDS encoding DedA family protein, protein MRQVVGAVPAPGEPFWLGLPYWLVGAVLILALFGAFQVYYWVGRKLGEKLYDSRVGVKVGRERIQKIEHVVERWGALAVYGCFWVPMLRHTLPWVAGALRVSYPWYVVASALGCLTWAPLWWFGGTAAVFGWMELARRSPVAAGAVAVVVAGGVTWLVIRRRRRRQRAGEDQALAS, encoded by the coding sequence ATGAGGCAGGTAGTCGGCGCCGTCCCCGCGCCGGGCGAGCCGTTCTGGCTGGGGCTGCCGTACTGGCTCGTGGGAGCCGTCCTCATCCTGGCGCTGTTCGGAGCGTTCCAGGTCTACTACTGGGTCGGCCGCAAGCTCGGCGAGAAGCTGTACGACTCGCGCGTCGGCGTCAAGGTCGGGCGCGAGCGGATCCAGAAGATCGAGCACGTCGTCGAGCGGTGGGGGGCGCTGGCCGTCTACGGGTGCTTCTGGGTGCCCATGCTGCGGCACACGCTGCCGTGGGTGGCGGGGGCGTTGCGGGTGTCCTACCCCTGGTACGTGGTCGCCAGCGCGCTGGGGTGCCTGACGTGGGCGCCGCTGTGGTGGTTCGGCGGGACGGCGGCCGTGTTCGGCTGGATGGAGCTGGCCAGGCGGTCGCCGGTCGCGGCGGGGGCCGTGGCCGTGGTGGTGGCCGGGGGCGTGACCTGGCTGGTGATCCGGCGCCGGCGCAGGCGTCAGCGCGCCGGCGAGGACCAGGCCCTGGCCTCCTGA
- a CDS encoding ATP-binding cassette domain-containing protein, with protein MSRDTTTNTQPAEPHVADSHGLIRVHGARENNLKDVSIEIPKRRLTVFTGVSGSGKSSLVFNTIAAESQRMINETYSAFVQGFMPTLARPDVDVLDGLTTAIIVDQQRMGSDPRSTVGTATDANAMLRILFSRLGQPHIGSPNAFSFNVPTVRASGAITVERGAKKAERATYTRLGGMCPRCEGRGTVSDIDLTQLYDDSKSIAEGAFTIPGWKSDSWWTVRTYAASGFLDPNKPIRDFTEQEMRDFLYREAIKVKVEGSTLTYEGLIPRIQKSFLSKDREAMQPHIREFVDRAVTFTTCPECDGTRLSEAARSSRIAGVNIADACAMQITDLVDWIRGLDEPSVKPLLTALLRTLESFVEIGLGYLSLDRPAGTLSGGEAQRTKMIRHLGSSLTDVTYVFDEPTAGLHPHDIQRMNNLLLRLRDKGNTVLVVEHKPEVIAIADHVVDLGPGAGSAGGTVCFEGTVADLRAAGTITGRHLDDRAALKQTVREPTGKLEIRGATTHNLKNVDVDLPLGVLTVITGVAGSGKSSLVHGSIPAGAGVVSVDQSPIKGSRRSNPATYTGLLEPIRKAFAKANGVKPALFSANSEGACPGCNGAGVVYTDLGVMAGVSSTCEECEGKRFQAAVLDYRLGGRDISEVLAMSVNEAEEFFGAGEARTPAAHAVLERLADVGLGYLTIGQPLTTLSGGERQRLKLATHMAEKGGIYVLDEPTNGLHLADVEQLLGLLDRLVDAGKSVIVIEHHQAVMAHADWIIDLGPGAGHDGGRVVFEGTPADLVAARSTLTGEHLADYVGA; from the coding sequence ATGAGCAGGGATACGACCACGAACACGCAGCCTGCCGAGCCGCACGTTGCCGACAGCCACGGCTTGATCCGCGTGCACGGCGCGCGCGAGAACAACCTCAAGGACGTCAGCATCGAGATCCCGAAGCGCAGGCTGACCGTGTTCACCGGCGTGTCCGGCTCGGGCAAGAGCTCGCTGGTGTTCAACACGATCGCCGCGGAGTCGCAGCGGATGATCAACGAGACCTACAGCGCCTTCGTGCAGGGTTTCATGCCGACGCTGGCCAGGCCCGACGTGGACGTGCTCGACGGGCTGACCACCGCGATCATCGTCGACCAGCAGCGGATGGGCTCCGACCCCCGCTCCACGGTCGGCACCGCCACCGACGCCAACGCGATGCTGCGCATCCTGTTCAGCAGGCTCGGGCAGCCGCACATCGGCTCGCCGAACGCGTTCTCCTTCAACGTCCCCACGGTGCGGGCGAGCGGCGCCATCACCGTCGAGCGCGGCGCCAAGAAGGCGGAGCGGGCGACGTACACACGCCTGGGCGGCATGTGCCCGCGCTGCGAGGGCCGCGGCACGGTCTCCGACATCGACCTCACCCAGCTCTACGACGACTCCAAGTCGATCGCTGAGGGCGCGTTCACCATCCCCGGCTGGAAGTCGGACAGCTGGTGGACGGTACGCACCTACGCCGCCTCCGGCTTCCTGGACCCGAACAAGCCCATCCGCGACTTCACCGAGCAGGAGATGCGGGACTTCCTCTACCGGGAGGCGATCAAGGTCAAGGTCGAGGGGTCCACGCTCACCTACGAGGGGCTGATCCCGAGGATCCAGAAGTCGTTCCTGTCCAAGGACCGCGAGGCGATGCAGCCGCACATCCGCGAGTTCGTGGACCGGGCGGTGACCTTCACCACCTGCCCCGAGTGCGACGGCACCCGGCTCAGCGAGGCGGCGCGGTCGTCGCGGATCGCCGGCGTCAACATCGCCGACGCCTGCGCGATGCAGATCACCGACCTGGTCGACTGGATCAGAGGGCTGGACGAGCCGTCGGTGAAGCCACTGCTGACCGCGCTGCTGCGGACGCTCGAGTCGTTCGTGGAGATCGGGCTGGGCTACCTGTCGCTCGACCGGCCGGCCGGCACGCTGTCGGGCGGCGAGGCCCAGCGCACCAAGATGATCCGGCACCTCGGCTCCTCGCTCACCGACGTCACCTACGTCTTCGACGAGCCCACCGCGGGCCTGCACCCTCACGACATCCAGCGCATGAACAACCTGCTGCTGCGCCTGCGGGACAAGGGCAACACGGTGCTCGTCGTGGAGCACAAGCCGGAGGTGATCGCGATCGCCGACCACGTCGTCGACCTCGGCCCCGGCGCCGGTTCGGCAGGCGGCACCGTCTGCTTCGAGGGCACCGTGGCGGACCTGCGGGCCGCCGGCACCATCACCGGCCGCCACCTCGACGACCGGGCCGCGCTCAAGCAGACGGTCCGCGAGCCCACGGGCAAGCTGGAGATCCGCGGCGCGACGACGCACAACCTCAAGAACGTGGACGTGGACCTCCCGCTCGGGGTGCTCACCGTCATCACGGGTGTCGCGGGCTCCGGCAAGAGCTCGCTCGTGCACGGCTCCATCCCCGCCGGCGCGGGCGTGGTGTCGGTGGACCAGAGCCCGATCAAGGGCTCCCGGCGCAGCAACCCGGCGACGTACACGGGGCTGCTGGAGCCGATCCGCAAGGCGTTCGCCAAGGCCAACGGCGTGAAGCCGGCGCTGTTCAGCGCCAACTCCGAGGGCGCCTGCCCCGGCTGCAACGGCGCCGGCGTCGTCTACACCGACCTGGGCGTCATGGCCGGCGTCTCCAGCACCTGCGAGGAGTGCGAGGGCAAGCGGTTCCAGGCCGCGGTGCTGGACTACCGGCTCGGCGGGCGCGACATCAGCGAGGTGCTCGCGATGTCGGTGAACGAGGCCGAGGAGTTCTTCGGCGCGGGCGAGGCACGCACGCCGGCCGCGCACGCCGTCCTCGAACGGCTCGCCGACGTCGGGCTCGGCTACCTCACGATCGGGCAGCCGCTCACCACGCTGTCGGGCGGCGAGCGGCAGCGGCTCAAGCTGGCCACCCACATGGCGGAGAAGGGCGGGATCTACGTCCTGGACGAGCCGACCAACGGGCTGCACCTCGCCGACGTCGAGCAGTTGCTCGGGCTGCTGGACCGGCTGGTGGACGCGGGCAAGTCGGTCATCGTGATCGAGCACCACCAGGCGGTCATGGCGCACGCCGACTGGATCATCGACCTGGGCCCAGGGGCCGGTCACGACGGCGGGCGGGTCGTCTTCGAAGGCACCCCTGCCGACCTCGTCGCCGCCCGCTCCACGCTCACGGGCGAGCACCTGGCGGACTACGTCGGCGCCTGA
- a CDS encoding YegP family protein: MAGRFIISEDGQGGYRFALVANNGQTLATGEGFPNKVACVNGIETVRRNAPDAPIDDRSGAGTPAETG; encoded by the coding sequence ATGGCAGGAAGATTCATCATCAGCGAGGACGGCCAGGGCGGCTACCGTTTCGCGCTGGTCGCGAACAACGGGCAGACGCTGGCGACCGGCGAGGGTTTCCCGAACAAGGTGGCGTGCGTGAACGGCATCGAGACCGTACGCAGGAACGCCCCCGACGCCCCCATCGACGACCGGAGCGGCGCGGGAACCCCGGCGGAGACGGGCTGA
- a CDS encoding VOC family protein: protein MTTQGIKTVLHPVSDLAAAKAVYTALLGFAPQTDESYYVGFEAEGQHIGLVPGGAEQGMTGPVAYWQVDDIEAKLAEVTAAGGTVQDKPRDVGGGRLVATFTDPDGNVLGVLQDA from the coding sequence ATGACCACCCAGGGCATCAAGACCGTGCTGCACCCCGTCTCCGACCTCGCGGCGGCCAAGGCCGTCTACACCGCGCTGCTCGGCTTCGCACCTCAGACCGATGAGTCCTACTATGTCGGGTTCGAGGCCGAGGGTCAGCACATCGGGCTGGTCCCCGGCGGTGCGGAGCAGGGCATGACGGGGCCCGTGGCGTACTGGCAGGTGGACGACATCGAGGCGAAGCTGGCCGAGGTCACCGCCGCCGGCGGCACGGTCCAGGACAAGCCCCGCGACGTGGGCGGCGGCCGGCTGGTGGCCACCTTCACCGACCCCGACGGCAACGTCCTCGGCGTGCTCCAGGACGCCTGA